One genomic window of Nakamurella panacisegetis includes the following:
- a CDS encoding AfsR/SARP family transcriptional regulator — protein MRVDVLGAVAVTNGDLKLSGLELGGRRARVALVALALADGPLPAERLADIIWAGAPPPTWQPALRGVIRALRTTLSPIGLGHQQLITTEPAGYALHPTAQTDLRIARRDLENHTELDTLTKLNPDDLLPQEDAAWLRAHREAIDHIRSRAAEIVITDAITRGDHTTATRTARDLLEHRPLDEPAHRLLITALGAAGDRTGAVRAYEHCRTLLAEQLGIDPSTETVAVYLHALRSEAPSTSPRVPLQPGAFVGRQREQRELETALHDPGLVTLTGRGGIGKSRLAAKASTGRQAAWITVTAQDDELAASQVALDLRLTLGDADPATAIADHFAPLGRTLLVLDACENAGDGVASLVSQLLQSCPNLTILATSRSALGVDGERVLRLNPLHPIHPGTDLLTNPQVQLLLHRVAEGGGRITFDDGMSSLISALCQRCAGLPLALELIAAQLTVMSPADLLEELADAPSDRLTAVLEHSYAPLRDDEAAVFRRLSVLRGPVGLPLIRSVVSDADVQPVRVIRILRELTDRALLTVDREGPRWRYQLDDDIQTFATTKLTPGEQQAAFGRLADTIRSLLPDNATATPTGFADAIAELGGSVRSLLAAAVDGCVNRERGLEIAFRLHRYWAATNVSEGIFWLSRLLEHAPETPWTGLANFAHGFLSYWTGDAESALRILDTAVRQLRGIHDDFAARALIYLGGIADDLDRGAEAVTYVKESVAVADRLGEHNLYVGAAMGVGSVLAERGDPAAADFALAALGACRRRASSEQLASALPTAVMISWQVGALPQARELLAEGLTLHPDGRRIARVVLLTAGCGISLADRDVAQAISLGRTADEIATTLGVERELPLVRALLARALHAGGHRRDATDRAIAAIRAARALTYDHPLALCLETTTLLYPGSPGRDRLLATAAELRARGDRPAPATLPAPTGSPDAEPMSAEEAAALAISTLLGGQIGTDQHTNGILIAPDR, from the coding sequence GTGCGGGTCGATGTGCTCGGAGCAGTCGCTGTGACCAACGGCGACCTCAAACTGAGCGGCTTGGAACTCGGCGGCCGCCGGGCCCGCGTCGCCTTGGTCGCACTAGCGCTGGCTGACGGACCACTGCCGGCCGAGCGGTTGGCCGACATCATCTGGGCCGGAGCGCCGCCACCGACCTGGCAGCCCGCGCTGCGCGGCGTCATCCGGGCTCTGCGCACCACCCTGTCCCCCATCGGCCTGGGCCACCAGCAGCTGATCACCACCGAACCCGCGGGTTACGCCCTCCACCCGACCGCCCAGACCGACCTGCGCATCGCCCGCCGCGACCTCGAGAACCACACGGAACTGGACACCCTCACCAAGCTGAACCCTGACGACCTGCTCCCCCAGGAGGACGCCGCCTGGCTGCGCGCGCACCGCGAGGCGATCGACCACATCCGCTCGCGGGCCGCGGAAATCGTCATCACCGACGCCATCACCCGCGGCGATCACACCACGGCTACCCGTACCGCCCGTGACCTCCTGGAACACCGTCCGCTGGATGAACCCGCGCACCGCCTCCTGATCACCGCGCTCGGCGCGGCGGGCGACCGCACCGGCGCGGTCCGGGCCTACGAACACTGCCGGACGCTGCTGGCCGAGCAACTGGGTATCGACCCCAGCACCGAAACCGTTGCCGTCTATCTCCACGCCCTGAGGTCCGAGGCTCCGAGCACCAGCCCCCGGGTGCCGCTCCAACCCGGCGCGTTCGTCGGACGTCAGCGCGAACAGCGGGAACTGGAGACGGCCCTCCACGACCCCGGCCTGGTCACTCTCACGGGTCGCGGCGGTATCGGGAAGTCCAGACTGGCGGCCAAGGCGTCGACCGGGCGTCAGGCCGCCTGGATCACGGTCACTGCCCAGGACGACGAACTGGCTGCGTCGCAGGTCGCTCTGGACCTTCGCCTGACGCTGGGAGACGCCGACCCGGCCACAGCCATCGCTGATCATTTCGCGCCGCTCGGCCGGACCTTGCTCGTGCTGGACGCTTGCGAGAACGCCGGGGACGGCGTCGCGTCTTTGGTCAGCCAGCTCCTCCAGTCCTGCCCGAATCTCACCATCCTGGCCACCAGCCGATCCGCCCTGGGGGTCGACGGCGAACGCGTCCTCCGACTCAACCCGCTGCATCCCATCCATCCGGGCACCGACCTGTTGACCAACCCGCAGGTCCAATTGCTGCTTCACCGGGTCGCCGAGGGGGGCGGCCGAATCACCTTCGACGACGGCATGTCATCGTTGATCAGCGCATTGTGCCAACGCTGCGCCGGTCTACCGCTGGCGCTGGAACTGATCGCCGCCCAGCTCACCGTCATGTCACCCGCCGACCTTCTCGAAGAACTCGCCGACGCCCCGTCCGACCGGCTCACGGCGGTCCTCGAGCACAGCTACGCGCCCCTGCGCGACGACGAGGCGGCAGTGTTCCGGCGGCTGTCCGTCCTACGTGGCCCTGTCGGGCTGCCCCTGATTCGCAGCGTCGTCTCGGACGCCGACGTCCAACCCGTACGTGTCATCCGGATCCTGCGCGAACTGACCGACCGCGCGCTGCTGACCGTCGACCGTGAGGGCCCGCGATGGCGGTACCAGCTGGACGACGACATCCAGACCTTCGCCACGACCAAACTCACCCCCGGCGAACAACAAGCCGCCTTCGGCCGTCTGGCCGACACGATCCGAAGCCTGCTTCCCGACAACGCGACGGCGACGCCGACCGGTTTCGCCGACGCGATCGCCGAGCTCGGCGGCAGCGTACGGTCGCTTCTGGCCGCTGCGGTCGACGGATGCGTCAACCGGGAGCGAGGTCTGGAGATCGCCTTCCGGCTGCACCGGTACTGGGCCGCCACCAACGTCTCCGAGGGCATCTTCTGGCTGTCCCGGCTCCTGGAGCACGCCCCGGAAACCCCTTGGACCGGCCTGGCCAACTTCGCCCACGGATTTCTCAGCTACTGGACCGGTGACGCCGAGAGCGCTTTGCGCATCCTCGACACTGCGGTCCGGCAACTGCGGGGCATCCATGATGATTTCGCCGCCCGTGCGCTGATCTATCTCGGAGGTATCGCCGACGACCTCGACCGGGGGGCCGAGGCGGTCACCTATGTCAAGGAGTCGGTCGCCGTCGCCGATCGGCTCGGCGAGCACAACCTGTACGTCGGGGCGGCCATGGGCGTCGGATCGGTACTGGCCGAACGAGGTGACCCGGCGGCGGCCGATTTCGCCCTGGCCGCGCTCGGGGCCTGCCGGCGCCGTGCCTCGAGCGAGCAGCTGGCCTCCGCCCTCCCGACCGCAGTGATGATCTCCTGGCAGGTCGGCGCCCTGCCCCAGGCCCGCGAACTCCTGGCCGAGGGGTTGACCTTGCACCCGGACGGACGTCGCATCGCGCGGGTCGTCCTCCTCACGGCCGGGTGCGGGATCTCGCTGGCCGACCGCGACGTCGCTCAGGCGATCTCCTTAGGCCGGACCGCCGACGAGATCGCCACCACTCTTGGCGTCGAGCGAGAGTTACCTCTGGTCCGCGCCCTGCTGGCCCGCGCCCTGCACGCCGGCGGACATCGCCGCGACGCCACCGACCGAGCCATCGCCGCCATCCGGGCCGCCCGCGCATTGACCTACGACCATCCGCTGGCCCTCTGCCTGGAGACGACAACGCTTCTCTACCCCGGCTCGCCCGGGCGAGACAGGCTTCTGGCGACCGCCGCGGAACTGCGAGCCAGAGGTGATCGGCCCGCGCCGGCGACCCTCCCCGCCCCCACCGGATCGCCTGATGCAGAACCGATGTCAGCGGAGGAAGCGGCTGCCCTCGCCATATCCACATTGCTCGGCGGCCAGATCGGCACGGACCAACATACGAACGGCATCCTCATCGCTCCCGATCGGTGA
- a CDS encoding DLW-39 family protein, whose product MRKLLLLLALAGGAFVLVKKRRDAAAAEAALWDEATGAK is encoded by the coding sequence ATGAGGAAGCTTCTTCTTCTGCTTGCACTCGCCGGAGGCGCGTTCGTGCTGGTCAAGAAGCGCCGCGACGCCGCCGCCGCCGAGGCCGCCCTCTGGGACGAAGCCACCGGCGCCAAGTAA
- a CDS encoding acyl-CoA dehydrogenase family protein produces MHRIYDTDHEDFRATVRAFVQRSVHPNTGKHIAAKGLPREFWTAAGSAGLLGLEVPEEYGGGGAADYRFNAVLLEELSKVAAAYPSCVAVHADITAPYLVRLGTPVQRTRWLPGVVSGKTLLAIGMTEPSGGSDLAALRTTAVRDGDGWVLNGSKTFITNGYSADLVLVAARTDPAQRSRGITLFAVPTTTPGFDRGRKLDKAGQDESDTAELFFTDVRLGDDAVIGDLNGGFGHMVSNLAQERLGSAVSNVAHAKQILEETLAYAKQRTAFGQPIGSLQHNKFLLAELFTQIEVAETYVDQCVVAHCAGSLTAVGAAKAKWWSSQAQNEVLDHCVQLFGGYGYMNEYRVSRAWRDARVTKIWAGTNEIMKELIGRDLGL; encoded by the coding sequence ATGCATCGGATCTACGACACCGACCACGAGGATTTCCGGGCCACGGTCCGCGCGTTCGTCCAGCGCTCGGTGCATCCGAACACCGGGAAGCACATCGCCGCGAAGGGTCTTCCCCGCGAATTCTGGACGGCCGCCGGGTCGGCCGGCCTGCTGGGTCTGGAGGTCCCCGAAGAATACGGCGGTGGTGGCGCGGCCGACTATCGGTTCAATGCCGTTCTGCTCGAGGAACTCTCGAAGGTCGCCGCGGCCTACCCGAGTTGTGTCGCCGTGCACGCCGACATCACCGCGCCCTACCTGGTGCGCTTGGGCACGCCGGTGCAGCGCACGCGCTGGCTGCCCGGGGTGGTTTCCGGCAAGACGCTGTTGGCGATCGGCATGACCGAGCCGTCGGGCGGGTCCGATCTGGCCGCCCTGCGCACCACCGCCGTCCGCGACGGCGACGGCTGGGTGCTGAACGGATCAAAGACGTTCATCACCAACGGCTATTCGGCCGACCTGGTACTGGTCGCGGCGCGCACGGACCCGGCCCAGCGCTCCCGCGGGATCACCCTCTTCGCGGTACCCACCACCACACCCGGCTTCGACCGGGGCCGCAAGCTCGACAAGGCCGGCCAGGACGAGTCGGACACCGCCGAGCTCTTCTTCACGGACGTCCGGCTCGGCGACGACGCCGTCATCGGCGACTTGAATGGCGGCTTCGGCCACATGGTGAGCAATCTGGCGCAGGAGCGACTTGGCTCCGCCGTGTCGAACGTCGCCCACGCCAAGCAGATCCTGGAGGAGACGCTGGCCTACGCCAAGCAGCGCACAGCGTTCGGTCAGCCGATCGGCTCGCTGCAGCACAACAAGTTCCTACTGGCCGAGCTGTTCACGCAGATCGAGGTGGCCGAGACCTACGTCGACCAGTGTGTGGTCGCCCATTGCGCCGGAAGCCTCACCGCAGTCGGCGCGGCGAAGGCGAAATGGTGGTCATCACAGGCCCAGAACGAGGTGCTCGACCATTGCGTGCAACTGTTCGGCGGCTACGGCTACATGAACGAGTACCGAGTGTCCCGCGCCTGGCGGGATGCACGCGTCACGAAGATCTGGGCCGGCACCAACGAGATCATGAAAGAACTGATCGGGCGCGATCTCGGGCTGTGA
- a CDS encoding TetR family transcriptional regulator, producing the protein MTTTVAQQRLLDAAVEAFAEQGYHGTTTRDIASRAQRSPAAVYIHHESKEDLLFAVSLRGHQEALAVLESAFGSTDDPTERLQRMVYEFSLWHLRNAQVGRVVQYELRALRGDHREAVINLRHRFEELMVQALRSGERSGAFAQLDVGAAGRALLSLGIDLVRWFEAAPGRDAEAVARANVDFAMRIVRP; encoded by the coding sequence ATGACCACCACCGTGGCGCAGCAACGACTGCTCGACGCTGCCGTGGAGGCGTTCGCCGAACAGGGCTACCACGGCACCACGACCCGCGACATCGCGTCCAGGGCGCAGCGCAGCCCGGCCGCCGTCTACATCCACCACGAGTCCAAGGAGGATCTGCTCTTCGCCGTCAGCCTGCGTGGCCACCAGGAGGCGCTGGCCGTGCTGGAATCTGCCTTCGGATCGACCGACGATCCGACGGAACGGTTGCAGCGCATGGTGTACGAGTTCAGCCTGTGGCATCTGCGCAACGCCCAGGTCGGTCGGGTGGTGCAGTACGAATTACGGGCGTTGCGCGGCGACCACCGGGAAGCCGTGATCAACCTTCGTCACCGCTTCGAGGAGCTGATGGTGCAAGCTTTGCGGTCCGGCGAGCGGAGCGGCGCTTTCGCGCAGTTGGACGTGGGCGCGGCCGGCCGTGCCCTGCTCTCGCTCGGCATCGACCTGGTCCGCTGGTTCGAGGCGGCACCGGGCCGCGATGCCGAGGCGGTCGCCCGCGCCAATGTTGATTTCGCCATGCGCATCGTCCGCCCCTGA